A genomic window from bacterium includes:
- a CDS encoding FAD-linked oxidase C-terminal domain-containing protein: MAKIWLSLALPHIEEEEGENTLDVWLNLLDKYEVIDTWISHDKKRYQELIDFRHKLPEKVRDYFKEIKSHKIALDIAVPDESFGELFCFYKHALNNGKIQFVLYGHIGENHLHLNFFPKNEKEKTIVNDICNEAVHKAVKMGGTVSAEHGIGKIKHKYLEVMYGRKGILEMARVKKVFDPHCILGLDNIFSKELYL, translated from the coding sequence ATGGCCAAAATTTGGCTTTCTCTAGCATTACCCCATATAGAGGAGGAAGAAGGGGAGAATACTCTGGATGTATGGTTAAATCTTTTGGATAAATATGAAGTTATTGATACATGGATAAGCCATGATAAAAAGAGATATCAAGAGCTTATAGATTTTCGGCACAAGCTTCCGGAGAAAGTGAGAGATTACTTCAAAGAGATTAAATCACATAAGATTGCTCTTGATATTGCTGTGCCTGATGAATCATTTGGGGAGCTTTTCTGTTTTTACAAACATGCTTTGAATAATGGGAAGATTCAATTTGTTCTCTATGGACATATTGGAGAAAACCATCTGCATCTTAATTTTTTTCCAAAGAATGAGAAAGAAAAAACGATAGTTAATGATATATGCAACGAAGCTGTCCATAAAGCAGTGAAAATGGGAGGGACAGTGTCTGCGGAACACGGCATAGGAAAGATAAAACATAAATATTTGGAAGTAATGTATGGTAGAAAAGGAATCTTGGAAATGGCAAGAGTAAAGAAAGTATTTGATCCGCATTGTATTTTAGGGTTAGATAATATCTTTTCGAAGGAATTATATCTTTAA
- a CDS encoding DUF3473 domain-containing protein: protein MLNALSIDVEEWFHICDIPEAENPANWKHFESTISQNVNTILAILNECNAKATFFVLGYIAEINPELITKIHKYGHEISIHGYYHKQVYKQNKEEFREDLIRSKQIVEDIIGENIIGYRAPEWSIREDSFWAIDILCEQGLKYDSSINPVRIIGKPDENPYPHLIKNKKGEIIEFPPTMLPTFMGNIPIGGGWGLRLMPYMDIKNRIKQLNKKNIPALIYVHPWEIDLEHPKLEKIPFLKNFVCYADIGNVKERLKRLIGEFKFGSIREVLKI, encoded by the coding sequence ATGCTTAACGCGCTTTCAATAGATGTAGAAGAGTGGTTTCATATCTGCGATATTCCTGAAGCCGAAAATCCAGCAAATTGGAAACACTTTGAAAGTACTATTAGCCAAAACGTAAATACAATTCTGGCTATTTTAAATGAATGTAATGCAAAGGCTACATTCTTTGTTTTGGGATATATTGCAGAGATAAACCCTGAACTTATAACAAAGATCCATAAATATGGCCATGAGATATCCATTCATGGCTATTATCACAAACAGGTATATAAACAAAATAAAGAGGAATTTAGAGAGGATTTGATTAGATCAAAACAAATAGTAGAAGATATTATTGGAGAAAATATTATTGGGTACAGAGCACCAGAGTGGTCAATTAGAGAGGATTCTTTTTGGGCAATTGATATTCTCTGCGAACAGGGACTTAAATATGATTCCAGCATAAATCCTGTAAGAATCATTGGCAAGCCGGATGAGAATCCGTATCCTCATTTAATCAAAAATAAGAAAGGGGAAATTATTGAATTTCCACCTACTATGCTGCCAACATTCATGGGAAACATACCAATTGGAGGGGGATGGGGATTAAGATTAATGCCTTATATGGATATTAAAAATAGAATAAAGCAATTAAACAAAAAGAATATTCCTGCACTCATATATGTTCATCCATGGGAGATTGACCTCGAACATCCAAAGCTGGAAAAGATCCCATTTCTTAAAAATTTTGTGTGCTATGCAGATATTGGTAATGTTAAAGAGCGACTGAAAAGACTAATTGGCGAGTTCAAATTTGGGTCAATAAGAGAAGTTTTAAAGATATAA
- a CDS encoding class II fructose-bisphosphate aldolase — MPLITDYTHVKEIYMETSEQGIALPTFCAEDRETLEAILASALEMGKVTGVQDIPIIPAWTCRYPPRGQMKLLTVCGDPILGMNLMLSDLKAFMGQTSPYRKLRVLPHLDHAFPWLDGDILEKYVDCFASVMCDASEKPFEENIRLTAQYVEKVKDKVVVEGAVDEIFEAGSNKQKNEATTVEQSERFLAQTGVDIIVPNVGTEHRATVNSVKYCGNRAREISKAVGKILCLHGTSSLKPEDINYLPDDGFIKVNIYTSLAVHGGQAVAYNVLNNLGNIFSENQLKDLINQKVLGGNVPHTDSGETCSPIKQPKLKYVANPPRRDAWFSAVRDQCCYFLEHLNYRQFQK, encoded by the coding sequence ATGCCTTTGATCACTGATTATACACATGTTAAGGAAATCTATATGGAGACCTCTGAGCAAGGAATTGCTTTGCCAACATTCTGTGCCGAAGACAGGGAAACGCTTGAGGCAATTCTTGCTTCTGCGCTGGAGATGGGGAAAGTTACTGGAGTTCAAGATATTCCAATTATTCCTGCATGGACATGTAGATATCCCCCAAGAGGTCAAATGAAACTACTTACTGTTTGTGGAGACCCTATTCTTGGAATGAATCTCATGTTATCTGATTTAAAAGCTTTTATGGGACAAACTAGTCCTTATCGAAAGCTTCGGGTTCTACCCCATCTTGATCATGCGTTTCCGTGGCTGGATGGCGATATTCTGGAAAAGTATGTTGATTGTTTTGCTTCTGTTATGTGTGATGCTAGTGAAAAACCTTTTGAAGAAAATATCAGATTGACTGCTCAATATGTTGAAAAAGTTAAAGATAAAGTGGTTGTTGAAGGGGCAGTTGATGAAATCTTTGAAGCAGGTAGCAATAAACAAAAAAATGAAGCAACTACTGTTGAGCAATCCGAAAGGTTTTTGGCCCAAACTGGCGTTGATATAATTGTGCCTAATGTTGGAACAGAACACCGCGCCACTGTGAACAGTGTAAAATATTGTGGTAATCGTGCCAGAGAGATCAGTAAAGCTGTTGGCAAAATCCTCTGCTTACACGGTACTTCCTCTCTCAAACCAGAGGATATTAACTACCTTCCTGATGATGGATTTATAAAGGTCAATATCTATACTTCTCTTGCTGTTCATGGCGGACAAGCAGTAGCATATAATGTGCTGAATAATCTGGGAAATATATTCAGTGAAAACCAGTTAAAAGACCTGATTAATCAAAAGGTGCTCGGAGGAAATGTTCCTCATACTGATTCTGGAGAAACCTGTTCTCCCATTAAACAACCTAAACTTAAATATGTTGCAAACCCTCCTCGCCGCGATGCATGGTTTTCTGCTGTCCGCGACCAGTGCTGCTATTTTCTGGAACATCTTAACTACAGACAATTCCAAAAGTAG
- a CDS encoding sugar kinase, with the protein MKNKKYDLACLGILVLDVFGKPIERFPKKGTSGYFDTMEIHPGGCAYNTGVDGARLGMRVSVLGKVGKDSFGDIMVQSLRKEGVNTSGVCCSDETNTAFSFVMIPEDGQRRLFHTFGVNRTYSNTEVSRDIIKCSRVFHIAGASLLPALDGKPTVELLRFAQQNKILTSLDPVVREDIADLILPCLPHLDIFLPNNDESVHITGLRSPEDQLRFYLDAGAKVVGIKLGQDGVLVGNGRDTLRLPAFKVSVVDTCGAGDAFVAGFLYGTLQEWNLEKTALFANATAAFCVQAIGATTAIPTDEQVLTFINERRHKCL; encoded by the coding sequence TTGAAAAACAAGAAATATGATCTTGCTTGTTTAGGCATCCTGGTACTTGATGTTTTTGGAAAACCCATAGAAAGGTTTCCGAAAAAGGGTACTTCCGGATATTTCGATACCATGGAGATACACCCTGGTGGCTGTGCATATAATACAGGGGTAGATGGAGCCAGGCTAGGTATGCGAGTCAGTGTTCTTGGCAAAGTTGGAAAAGATTCATTTGGAGATATCATGGTGCAGTCTCTCCGGAAAGAAGGAGTGAATACTTCAGGAGTGTGTTGCTCGGATGAAACCAATACAGCCTTTTCCTTTGTCATGATACCAGAAGATGGCCAGCGACGTCTTTTTCATACCTTTGGAGTTAATCGTACTTATTCCAATACTGAGGTATCCAGAGATATTATAAAGTGTTCACGAGTATTTCATATAGCTGGCGCCTCACTTCTTCCTGCTTTAGACGGCAAGCCAACAGTTGAACTTTTACGTTTTGCGCAACAGAATAAGATTCTAACAAGTCTTGATCCTGTTGTACGCGAAGATATTGCTGATTTGATACTCCCATGTCTGCCGCATCTTGACATCTTTCTCCCAAACAATGATGAGTCTGTGCATATAACAGGACTTAGAAGTCCTGAAGATCAGTTGCGCTTCTACCTTGACGCCGGTGCAAAAGTAGTAGGCATTAAGCTCGGGCAAGACGGCGTGTTAGTTGGAAATGGAAGAGATACACTACGTTTGCCTGCATTCAAAGTTTCAGTAGTAGATACATGTGGTGCAGGAGATGCTTTTGTTGCAGGATTTCTTTATGGAACCTTGCAAGAATGGAACCTTGAGAAAACAGCATTGTTTGCCAATGCAACAGCAGCATTTTGTGTGCAGGCCATTGGTGCAACCACTGCCATACCAACCGATGAACAAGTTTTAACATTTATTAATGAAAGGAGACATAAATGCCTTTGA
- a CDS encoding SDR family NAD(P)-dependent oxidoreductase — MKLKDRVAVVTGGSSGIGAQICREFAKQGACVAVTDLQFDSAKKIANEICSSKGKAKAWAFDVSLQEQVMTTADKIEKEFGNIGIWINNAGISYVMPFLECTEEIWDKTMQVNLKGTFNGCQVAIQHMLANKQGVILNMSSQSGKVGNSQYEAYCASKFGIIGLTQSLAVEFASTGIRINALCPGVVFTPLWDSMINDYAKKRNMKPEQVKPYLESKIPIGRLCSVEDVAKTAVFLASDDAAYITGQAINISGGAVMY, encoded by the coding sequence ATGAAGCTTAAAGATAGAGTCGCTGTTGTAACAGGTGGGAGCAGTGGCATTGGTGCTCAGATATGTCGGGAATTTGCCAAACAAGGCGCCTGTGTAGCGGTTACAGATCTGCAATTTGACAGCGCAAAAAAAATTGCTAATGAGATTTGTAGTTCAAAAGGAAAAGCAAAAGCATGGGCATTTGATGTTTCTTTGCAGGAACAGGTTATGACCACAGCAGATAAAATTGAAAAAGAATTTGGGAATATCGGGATATGGATAAATAATGCCGGCATTTCCTATGTCATGCCTTTTTTAGAATGCACAGAGGAAATTTGGGATAAAACCATGCAGGTTAATCTCAAAGGTACATTTAATGGATGTCAAGTGGCAATCCAGCACATGTTGGCTAACAAGCAGGGAGTTATACTGAATATGTCGTCTCAGTCCGGCAAAGTAGGTAATAGTCAGTATGAAGCCTATTGTGCCAGTAAATTTGGCATTATTGGTCTTACTCAATCTCTGGCAGTTGAATTCGCTTCGACAGGCATTAGGATCAATGCTCTTTGTCCAGGCGTTGTGTTCACGCCATTGTGGGATAGCATGATTAATGATTATGCAAAAAAACGCAATATGAAGCCCGAACAGGTTAAGCCATATCTTGAGAGTAAAATTCCAATTGGAAGATTATGTTCAGTGGAGGATGTTGCCAAAACTGCTGTGTTTCTTGCCAGTGATGACGCAGCATATATTACAGGACAGGCCATAAATATATCTGGTGGCGCAGTAATGTATTAA
- a CDS encoding alcohol dehydrogenase catalytic domain-containing protein, with amino-acid sequence MKAAVYYGPGDIRVEQRPDPEPTNKNMIVKVHCCAICGTDLKLATVGNPRCHPPRIIGHEMVGSIVHVGKDVERFSVKERITLATTIACGTCQICALGLSNMCPNAMPISYDFDGAFAEYITIPPQALSDGNVIKVPDSVPDETASLSEPLSCAINAQELAGLKADNSVLIIGGGPLGAIHAELAKARGAKNVMIVQRSEPRLSMLRRLRDVTVIDGTNENTSDVVKKATSELGADVVIVCAPSREAQESSLQYARKGGAVSLFASLPKGASDTTFDSRIIHYNELRIIGASDSRPEHVRKAVSLMAEKKISTQAIITHHVSLDEIHEGIELMKNKESLKVLVYPWSKK; translated from the coding sequence ATGAAAGCAGCTGTTTATTATGGACCAGGTGATATCCGTGTTGAGCAGAGACCTGATCCAGAGCCAACGAATAAAAACATGATTGTCAAGGTGCATTGCTGCGCAATCTGTGGTACTGATCTGAAACTGGCAACTGTGGGAAATCCTCGTTGTCATCCTCCAAGAATAATCGGGCATGAAATGGTAGGCAGTATTGTGCATGTGGGGAAAGATGTTGAGAGATTTTCTGTTAAGGAGCGCATTACACTTGCTACAACAATTGCATGTGGAACCTGTCAAATTTGCGCTCTTGGTCTGAGCAATATGTGTCCTAATGCCATGCCTATCAGTTATGATTTTGACGGCGCTTTTGCTGAATATATAACAATTCCTCCACAGGCACTTTCAGACGGTAATGTGATTAAAGTTCCAGACTCAGTTCCGGACGAGACTGCTTCATTGAGTGAACCTCTCAGTTGCGCAATCAACGCCCAGGAACTCGCTGGATTAAAGGCAGATAATTCCGTTCTTATTATTGGCGGCGGGCCGTTAGGTGCTATTCATGCTGAACTTGCTAAAGCAAGAGGAGCAAAGAATGTTATGATCGTACAGCGTTCTGAACCAAGGTTGTCAATGCTGCGCAGGTTAAGAGATGTTACTGTAATTGATGGCACTAATGAAAATACTTCTGATGTGGTGAAAAAAGCTACAAGTGAACTCGGAGCAGATGTTGTAATAGTTTGTGCACCCAGCCGGGAAGCACAGGAATCGTCTCTACAGTATGCTCGCAAAGGTGGTGCTGTCAGTCTTTTTGCAAGCCTTCCAAAAGGTGCATCTGATACAACTTTTGACAGCCGTATAATTCACTATAATGAACTCCGCATTATTGGAGCATCTGATTCTCGGCCGGAACATGTTCGTAAAGCAGTGAGTCTGATGGCTGAAAAGAAAATTAGCACACAAGCAATTATAACACATCACGTATCTCTTGATGAAATACATGAAGGGATTGAACTTATGAAAAACAAAGAATCTCTTAAAGTTCTAGTATATCCATGGAGTAAAAAATGA
- a CDS encoding dihydrodipicolinate synthase family protein: MKDFGVLVPVVTPCSKTGEVDLDGLKAVCTYVLESGCKGIFVAGSTGRGPWFDLKTKTKICKTVKQYIDEHVPLFAGCMASGLSEMLENTRSMADAGAQVAVLTAPGYFNYNHKEIESIFLQFADTSPLPVVIYDIPVFAGIKLDVQMVSRLSKHENVIGFKDSSADMERFKTLLKLLENAHDFYLLQGKENLVADSLIAGASGVVASLIHIDPIPFVELYRSVRKKQYDLARSIQGKITELINLMNSCFARRPEVSTLFQFINTALRHRGICENILLEHEGECLDWIKDNALKAIEICAEARELVERKR, from the coding sequence ATGAAAGACTTTGGTGTGTTAGTACCAGTTGTAACTCCGTGTTCAAAAACAGGAGAAGTTGACCTTGATGGACTGAAAGCTGTATGCACTTATGTTCTGGAATCTGGATGCAAAGGCATTTTTGTTGCAGGAAGTACTGGCCGTGGTCCGTGGTTTGACCTGAAGACTAAAACCAAAATCTGCAAAACTGTTAAGCAGTACATTGACGAACATGTTCCACTCTTTGCAGGCTGTATGGCGTCAGGTCTGTCTGAAATGCTTGAGAACACACGGTCAATGGCAGATGCTGGAGCACAAGTTGCTGTTCTGACTGCACCAGGTTATTTCAATTATAACCACAAAGAAATTGAGTCTATCTTTTTACAGTTTGCAGATACCAGCCCGCTTCCAGTTGTAATCTATGATATACCTGTATTTGCTGGAATAAAGCTGGATGTGCAAATGGTATCACGCCTTTCCAAACATGAAAATGTCATTGGGTTTAAGGATTCCAGCGCTGATATGGAACGGTTTAAAACCCTGCTTAAGCTTCTGGAAAACGCGCATGATTTCTATCTTCTTCAGGGCAAAGAAAATCTTGTAGCTGATTCCTTGATTGCCGGGGCGTCAGGTGTTGTTGCAAGTCTTATTCATATTGATCCTATTCCTTTTGTTGAACTCTATCGCTCTGTAAGGAAAAAGCAATATGATCTTGCTCGCAGCATACAGGGGAAAATAACTGAATTAATAAATCTGATGAACTCTTGTTTTGCGCGCAGGCCGGAAGTATCCACGCTTTTTCAATTTATCAATACTGCGCTTAGACATCGGGGGATATGTGAAAATATTCTGCTTGAACACGAGGGAGAGTGTCTCGATTGGATTAAAGACAACGCATTGAAGGCGATAGAGATTTGCGCAGAAGCAAGAGAACTCGTTGAAAGGAAGAGATAA
- a CDS encoding 3-oxoacyl-ACP reductase family protein, giving the protein MVKNMISIDLKEKVVLITGGAKGIGQAISKGFAASGASVAVNYLTSEKNAKELVEQFQANGIQAVAIKADITVPEDVEHMFDQIEKQLGSTVDILINNAGTQIALSSVEQMPMDIWNKSLALNLTSTMICSKYAIPGMKEKGWGRIINVSSISARSGGGPGGTSYASAKGGMSTFTKGLAKELGLYGITVNAIAPGVILTDIHKKFSTPEDLEKLKSQTALGRLGQPEDIAGSVLFLASDSASYITGETISINGGLRMD; this is encoded by the coding sequence ATGGTAAAAAATATGATCTCTATTGATCTCAAAGAAAAAGTAGTGCTTATTACCGGTGGCGCAAAAGGAATTGGTCAGGCTATTTCAAAGGGTTTTGCAGCTAGTGGCGCCTCTGTGGCGGTAAATTATCTGACTAGTGAAAAAAATGCTAAAGAACTGGTTGAGCAGTTTCAAGCTAATGGTATCCAAGCTGTTGCTATTAAGGCTGATATTACTGTGCCAGAGGATGTTGAGCACATGTTTGATCAGATAGAAAAACAGCTAGGAAGCACAGTTGATATTCTGATTAACAATGCTGGAACTCAGATAGCGCTTAGTAGTGTAGAGCAGATGCCTATGGATATTTGGAATAAGTCTCTGGCTCTCAATCTGACTAGCACAATGATATGCTCCAAATATGCTATACCAGGCATGAAAGAAAAAGGCTGGGGCAGGATTATTAACGTTTCGTCAATCTCTGCCCGGTCTGGCGGCGGACCTGGGGGCACATCGTATGCCAGTGCTAAGGGAGGCATGAGCACCTTTACCAAAGGATTGGCAAAGGAACTTGGTCTTTATGGCATTACAGTTAATGCTATTGCACCGGGGGTGATTCTTACGGATATACATAAAAAATTCTCAACACCTGAAGATCTTGAAAAGCTGAAATCTCAGACAGCTCTGGGCAGACTCGGTCAACCAGAGGATATAGCAGGCTCGGTTCTGTTTTTGGCCTCTGATTCAGCTTCTTATATAACCGGAGAGACTATTTCAATAAATGGCGGATTGAGAATGGATTAA
- a CDS encoding SDR family oxidoreductase, with amino-acid sequence MNKLGPTVQELFDMRGMVAVVTGAAHNLGFDMALALAEAGADVVITSRKLSSAKVSAHKISELTKRTVLPLKLDVRHETKVETMVDAVMERFGKIDILVNNAGNVYSTPDTVPFEKRQLKLWQEVISINLTGVFLCSKHVVAKSMKPKKTGVIINIGSTVGIIGKDRRVYQDTDMGGATLDYHAAKGGVISMTRDMAVYLAPFGIRVNCISPCGFFRNQPDAFVKAYSKTIPMGRMGKDGKEMKGAVVFLASEASSYCTGHNLVIDGGLTVW; translated from the coding sequence ATGAATAAGTTAGGACCGACAGTTCAAGAGTTATTTGATATGAGGGGCATGGTGGCTGTTGTTACAGGCGCTGCACACAATCTTGGTTTTGATATGGCATTGGCGCTTGCCGAAGCTGGAGCTGATGTAGTTATTACTAGCCGTAAGTTATCCAGCGCCAAGGTTTCAGCCCATAAAATATCTGAACTTACGAAACGTACTGTTTTGCCACTAAAATTGGATGTGAGACATGAGACCAAGGTTGAGACTATGGTTGATGCTGTGATGGAGAGATTCGGTAAAATTGACATCCTGGTTAATAATGCCGGCAACGTTTATAGTACTCCGGATACAGTACCCTTTGAAAAGCGTCAACTCAAACTCTGGCAAGAGGTTATCAGCATTAACCTTACTGGGGTTTTTCTTTGCAGTAAACACGTGGTTGCCAAGTCCATGAAGCCTAAAAAGACCGGCGTCATCATCAACATTGGGTCGACTGTCGGTATTATAGGCAAGGATAGACGGGTTTATCAAGACACTGATATGGGGGGCGCAACTCTTGACTATCACGCTGCCAAAGGAGGTGTCATTAGCATGACCCGTGATATGGCTGTGTACCTTGCCCCTTTTGGTATCCGTGTTAATTGTATCAGTCCATGCGGTTTTTTCAGGAATCAACCGGATGCTTTTGTAAAGGCCTATAGTAAAACTATTCCCATGGGACGTATGGGAAAAGATGGTAAAGAAATGAAAGGTGCAGTGGTTTTTCTTGCATCAGAAGCATCGTCGTATTGCACTGGACATAATTTGGTAATTGATGGAGGCTTAACAGTATGGTAA